The following proteins come from a genomic window of Candidatus Kapaibacterium sp.:
- a CDS encoding RNA polymerase sigma factor yields the protein MTKRQTQQREELQTAGGMMTVQQPQRIPQKGTRRRKGRSQLAPEQVPEERRAQYQALVAEIERLYRTDRKRFLGFIRQRVRTQEEAEDILQDVFANVLAAAATVEGPIENVASWVFTAVRNRIIDSYRKKRAESFSDVQSPIQQEEMESFENLLPDWSYGPEREEMRRRIWKAIQDALAELPPEQREVFVRNEFEGISFREMAEETGININTLLARKRYAVLHLRKKLKWLYEELNNAGALHGYDELLSQN from the coding sequence ATGACCAAGCGTCAAACACAGCAGCGAGAAGAGCTTCAGACAGCAGGAGGGATGATGACAGTGCAGCAGCCACAGCGGATCCCGCAGAAGGGAACAAGGCGGCGGAAAGGGCGTAGCCAGCTTGCCCCCGAGCAAGTGCCAGAAGAGCGGAGGGCGCAGTATCAAGCATTAGTGGCGGAGATAGAGCGCCTCTATCGCACCGATCGCAAACGCTTCCTGGGCTTCATCCGGCAACGGGTCCGGACGCAGGAGGAAGCGGAGGATATCCTGCAGGATGTCTTTGCGAACGTGCTCGCTGCAGCGGCAACGGTTGAGGGACCGATTGAGAATGTTGCTTCTTGGGTCTTCACGGCCGTCCGGAATCGTATCATTGACTCGTACCGCAAGAAACGGGCCGAGAGCTTCTCGGACGTGCAGTCACCGATTCAACAGGAGGAGATGGAGAGTTTCGAGAACCTGCTGCCCGATTGGAGCTATGGGCCGGAGCGGGAAGAGATGCGCCGGCGCATCTGGAAGGCAATCCAGGATGCACTTGCTGAGCTGCCTCCGGAGCAGCGGGAGGTCTTCGTCCGTAATGAGTTTGAGGGGATTTCGTTCCGCGAGATGGCCGAGGAGACGGGGATCAACATCAACACGCTGCTGGCACGTAAACGCTACGCAGTGCTACACTTGCGAAAGAAACTCAAGTGGCTCTATGAGGAGCTCAACAACGCCGGCGCGCTGCATGGCTATGACGAGTTACTGAGCCAGAACTGA
- the mnmA gene encoding tRNA 2-thiouridine(34) synthase MnmA gives MDQRRMAQRNCRRVVVGMSGGVDSSVAAALLVEQGYEVIGVTIKTYNYEDVGGNIGNESSCCSLEGINDARRVCLQLGIPHLVVDFTEPFRCEVIDYFVQEYFRGRTPNPCVRCNRTIKWGELLRKADALGAEYVATGHYARLFHDAERGRYRLLRGRDERKDQSYALWMLPQAFLARTLFPLGELTKEEVRREAERLGLEIAQKPESYELCFVPDNDYRRFLRQMEPQRTEKLRGGPILYNGRVVGHHEGYPFYTIGQRRGLGIAAPEPLYVLEILPEQNALVVGPQRHLYHWGLVADSANLIAVERLPAEGIRCTVKIRYKDEGAPATAWQDDTGRLWVRFDEPRRAITPGQSAVLYDGDELLGGGVISAWWDEVPETKLVAEASEASM, from the coding sequence ATGGACCAGAGGCGGATGGCACAGCGGAATTGCCGGCGCGTTGTAGTGGGTATGTCCGGAGGGGTGGATTCCTCCGTTGCAGCAGCTCTGCTCGTGGAGCAGGGGTACGAGGTCATTGGGGTCACCATCAAGACCTACAACTACGAAGACGTCGGGGGCAACATCGGGAACGAGTCCAGTTGCTGCTCGCTGGAGGGCATCAATGATGCGCGGCGAGTCTGCTTGCAGTTGGGGATTCCGCACCTGGTGGTAGACTTCACTGAGCCCTTCCGGTGTGAGGTCATCGACTACTTTGTGCAGGAGTACTTCCGCGGGCGGACACCGAACCCATGCGTTCGCTGTAACCGCACTATCAAGTGGGGTGAGCTCCTCCGGAAGGCTGATGCCTTGGGTGCGGAGTACGTAGCCACAGGTCATTACGCCCGACTCTTCCACGATGCTGAGCGTGGACGGTACAGACTCTTGCGCGGGCGTGATGAACGGAAGGACCAGTCGTATGCCCTCTGGATGCTCCCCCAGGCTTTCCTTGCGAGGACACTCTTCCCATTGGGCGAGTTGACGAAGGAGGAGGTGCGGCGCGAGGCTGAACGACTCGGCTTAGAGATTGCCCAGAAGCCCGAGAGCTACGAGCTCTGCTTCGTGCCCGACAACGACTATCGTCGCTTCCTGCGCCAAATGGAGCCGCAGCGAACCGAGAAGCTCCGAGGTGGCCCCATCCTCTACAATGGCCGTGTCGTTGGGCACCACGAGGGGTATCCCTTCTACACCATCGGGCAGCGTCGAGGCCTGGGGATTGCAGCGCCGGAGCCTCTGTACGTGCTGGAGATTCTGCCAGAGCAGAATGCTCTCGTCGTCGGTCCTCAGCGGCATCTCTACCATTGGGGGCTGGTTGCAGATTCAGCTAATCTCATTGCCGTTGAGAGGCTGCCCGCTGAAGGGATCCGGTGCACAGTGAAGATTCGCTACAAGGACGAGGGAGCTCCTGCCACGGCCTGGCAAGACGATACCGGGCGGCTGTGGGTCCGCTTCGATGAGCCACGACGCGCAATTACTCCGGGCCAGTCTGCCGTGCTCTACGATGGCGATGAACTCCTTGGGGGTGGTGTCATCTCTGCTTGGTGGGATGAAGTTCCTGAGACCAAACTCGTAGCGGAGGCTTCTGAAGCAAGTATGTAG
- the dacB gene encoding D-alanyl-D-alanine carboxypeptidase/D-alanyl-D-alanine-endopeptidase encodes MLLLVHGAILLAVAGVPTWARCSALDSAAAVESLRNRLKALLQPLERRAQVGVVVADRTGRPLFEQNARLPLTPASTTKLFWTVAALATFGDSAAVVTRVVASAAVDAQGTIHGDLYVVGGGDALLTVRELEEIAAQLARQGVRRVTGSVLADGSLFDEERYRLQYSGDTDVVQPLPPITALGFNRNEVRVVVSAVRGRLTAQTVPLSPAFIVDVSRLRCIPVRRKGRRAVRAVIHVRSFLKGSVQRIVLSGRVPAEGTWSVSVPMEAPEIATAATFLQRLRAAGIRVEGGFGVGICPRSGIVLAEYRRSLAEVVAVVNKKSDNFVAEHLFKLVGAAAHGEGSHAQQARMVLQRLLEQWGIPCTECRLRDGSGLSRRNRVTAADLVMLLARALQAPFAGAFLRSLAVSGMDGTLKHRLGWEESRGRCWAKTGTLRNVSALAGYAATADQDSLLFAILSFGRTAGAKAVEDSLVATLNRFSFCRPLSQGQ; translated from the coding sequence ATGTTGCTACTGGTACACGGAGCAATCCTCCTTGCAGTTGCTGGCGTTCCTACGTGGGCTCGCTGTAGTGCCTTGGACAGTGCGGCTGCGGTAGAGAGCCTCCGGAACCGCCTCAAAGCACTCCTCCAGCCCCTTGAAAGGCGTGCGCAAGTTGGGGTCGTAGTTGCTGATCGGACTGGACGCCCGCTGTTTGAGCAGAACGCTCGTCTGCCCCTCACGCCGGCATCTACGACCAAGTTGTTCTGGACTGTTGCAGCTCTGGCAACATTTGGAGATTCAGCAGCGGTGGTGACTCGTGTTGTGGCAAGTGCTGCTGTCGATGCTCAAGGGACGATCCATGGCGACCTCTACGTGGTTGGGGGTGGCGATGCACTGTTAACGGTGCGGGAGCTGGAGGAGATTGCTGCCCAGTTGGCTCGGCAGGGTGTTCGGCGGGTGACTGGGTCAGTGTTGGCGGACGGCTCGCTCTTCGATGAGGAGCGCTACCGTCTGCAGTACAGTGGGGATACGGACGTCGTCCAGCCGCTCCCGCCGATTACGGCGCTGGGCTTCAATCGGAACGAGGTCCGGGTTGTCGTCAGTGCCGTCCGCGGGCGCTTGACGGCGCAGACAGTACCACTGTCACCGGCCTTTATCGTAGACGTCTCTCGGCTCCGTTGCATCCCCGTGCGCCGAAAGGGTAGAAGGGCGGTTCGAGCTGTGATCCATGTTCGCAGCTTCTTGAAAGGCTCTGTGCAGCGAATCGTGCTCTCAGGGAGGGTGCCCGCAGAAGGCACTTGGTCGGTCAGCGTTCCGATGGAAGCTCCTGAGATAGCAACGGCGGCGACGTTCCTCCAGCGGCTGCGTGCTGCCGGCATTCGGGTAGAGGGGGGATTCGGTGTGGGGATATGCCCTCGGAGCGGGATAGTCCTTGCTGAATACCGGCGTTCATTGGCCGAGGTGGTAGCTGTGGTGAACAAGAAGAGCGACAACTTCGTTGCTGAGCACCTCTTCAAGCTGGTGGGGGCAGCAGCACACGGGGAAGGCTCTCATGCGCAGCAAGCTCGGATGGTGCTCCAGAGATTGCTGGAGCAGTGGGGGATTCCATGCACGGAATGCCGTCTGCGAGATGGTTCAGGGCTATCCCGGCGCAATCGAGTCACCGCTGCTGATCTCGTTATGCTCCTTGCCCGTGCACTCCAAGCCCCGTTCGCTGGTGCCTTTCTACGCAGCCTGGCAGTGAGCGGGATGGACGGGACGTTGAAACACCGCCTCGGTTGGGAGGAGAGCCGAGGCCGTTGCTGGGCCAAGACGGGAACGCTCCGCAACGTCAGCGCCTTGGCTGGCTACGCGGCAACGGCTGACCAGGACTCGCTCCTCTTCGCTATCCTCAGCTTTGGACGCACCGCTGGAGCTAAGGCCGTGGAGGATTCGCTCGTCGCCACTCTGAACCGATTCTCTTTCTGCCGTCCGCTGTCTCAGGGCCAGTAG
- the bshA gene encoding N-acetyl-alpha-D-glucosaminyl L-malate synthase BshA, whose product MLRIGIVCYPTYGGSGVVATELGKALARRGYQVHFITYALPWRLDAFHDNIFFHEVELPNYPLFEFQLYSLALAGKLVDVARYERLNLLHVHYAIPHAISGYLAQRMLQEHHGLSLPVVTTLHGTDITLVGLEPSFHPVVRFSIEHSDAVTAVSCFLADKTRHQFHIQRPIEVIPNFVDTNFFTPRPDSELRRQFAGEGEHLLIHVSNFRPIKRSPDTVRILAEVRSAVPAKLLLIGDGPERGEAERLARQLGIDEHVRCLGKQPITPELLSIADIFLLPSQSESFGLAALEAMSCGVPVVATTAGGIPELVRHGETGFLAEIGDIQRMARYCIELLTNPKKLHSFRERARLRALEFDLERIVPRYEQLYQRVLEQAGVEL is encoded by the coding sequence ATGCTCCGCATCGGCATCGTCTGTTATCCCACTTACGGTGGGAGCGGAGTCGTCGCCACAGAACTCGGGAAGGCGTTAGCACGGCGCGGCTACCAGGTACACTTCATCACATACGCCCTCCCATGGCGTTTAGACGCTTTTCACGACAACATCTTCTTCCACGAAGTGGAGCTGCCGAACTACCCGCTGTTCGAGTTCCAGCTCTACTCCCTCGCTTTGGCTGGCAAGCTCGTAGACGTAGCCCGCTACGAGCGGCTCAATCTCCTCCATGTCCACTACGCTATCCCCCATGCTATCAGCGGTTACCTGGCCCAGCGCATGCTCCAAGAGCACCACGGACTCTCCCTGCCCGTTGTGACGACCCTCCACGGCACCGATATTACTCTGGTTGGCTTAGAGCCCTCCTTTCACCCTGTGGTACGCTTCTCGATAGAGCATTCCGACGCCGTCACGGCTGTCTCCTGCTTCTTGGCCGATAAGACTCGTCATCAGTTCCACATCCAGCGCCCGATTGAGGTTATCCCCAACTTTGTGGACACAAACTTCTTTACGCCTCGTCCCGACTCGGAACTACGGCGTCAATTTGCCGGCGAAGGAGAGCACCTCCTCATTCACGTCTCCAACTTTCGTCCCATCAAGCGCTCTCCCGACACGGTCCGTATTTTGGCGGAAGTCCGTTCTGCCGTGCCAGCCAAACTCCTCCTCATCGGAGACGGGCCAGAGCGCGGCGAAGCCGAACGCCTGGCGCGGCAGTTGGGGATTGACGAACACGTCCGGTGCTTAGGCAAGCAACCCATCACGCCAGAACTGCTCTCCATTGCCGACATCTTTCTCCTGCCTAGCCAGTCCGAGAGCTTCGGTCTCGCGGCCTTAGAGGCGATGAGCTGCGGGGTTCCTGTTGTTGCCACAACCGCGGGGGGCATTCCAGAGCTTGTCCGCCACGGCGAGACGGGATTCCTTGCAGAGATTGGGGACATCCAGCGCATGGCGCGCTACTGCATTGAGCTCCTGACGAACCCAAAGAAGCTCCACTCCTTCCGCGAGCGGGCCCGTCTACGTGCTCTGGAGTTTGACCTTGAGCGGATAGTCCCGCGGTATGAGCAGCTCTATCAACGAGTGCTCGAGCAGGCAGGGGTAGAGCTATAG
- a CDS encoding ABC transporter permease, whose translation MSRWVELSEALAVAIDAIRANAFRSLLTTLGIAVGSLFVSLMGWFLYGLDTTLERTIALLGPDMLYVDKWDWSGQTRWEEVRSRKDITYRQAQELIVSLTGAEVAVPLVDAFGITVSAGGRAVKDLIVVGTLSTYGQTPLGTIQLGRFLSAAEDRYGVPVVVLGYLAARELFPRENAIGKTVRIAGYPFTVVGILEQQGTTFAEFIDKQIFIPLPTFQRVLGFAKRSFTIAVKAGSEERMEQVRAELRALMRRIRGLPPGAPDDFSINEIQVFRDQIAGLRRAVWGVGIGMSMLSFIVGIIGIVNIMFVSVVERTREIGIRKAVGARHSSIALQFLLEATLLCVAGAAIALVVGNGIAALIVLAVPQAKFLTPYIPPQHIGLALLIAFSAGIIAGWAPTLRAARLDPVQALRYE comes from the coding sequence ATGTCCCGATGGGTAGAGCTGTCAGAAGCGCTCGCCGTCGCGATTGATGCCATCAGAGCTAATGCCTTCCGCTCGCTGCTGACGACCCTTGGAATTGCTGTCGGCAGCCTTTTTGTCTCCCTCATGGGCTGGTTCCTCTATGGCTTAGACACCACACTGGAGCGGACCATTGCCCTACTTGGCCCAGACATGCTCTACGTTGACAAGTGGGACTGGAGTGGGCAGACACGGTGGGAGGAAGTCCGCTCCCGCAAGGACATCACTTACCGACAAGCCCAGGAGCTGATTGTGTCCCTCACTGGAGCTGAGGTAGCTGTGCCCCTTGTGGATGCCTTTGGCATAACCGTCTCCGCGGGAGGGCGTGCCGTGAAGGACCTCATAGTCGTCGGGACCCTTAGTACCTACGGGCAGACACCCCTTGGCACTATACAGCTTGGGCGTTTCCTCTCCGCAGCGGAAGATCGCTATGGCGTTCCGGTCGTCGTCCTTGGTTACCTGGCAGCCCGTGAGCTCTTCCCCAGAGAGAATGCCATCGGGAAGACTGTACGAATTGCTGGCTACCCCTTCACAGTCGTGGGGATCCTGGAACAACAGGGCACGACCTTCGCCGAGTTCATTGACAAGCAGATCTTCATTCCGCTGCCGACGTTCCAGCGTGTACTCGGCTTCGCAAAGCGCTCGTTCACCATCGCTGTCAAAGCTGGCTCAGAAGAGCGGATGGAGCAGGTCCGTGCCGAGCTACGAGCTCTGATGCGGCGCATCCGCGGATTGCCCCCTGGGGCACCGGATGATTTCTCCATCAACGAGATCCAAGTCTTCCGCGATCAGATTGCTGGACTGCGGCGGGCCGTCTGGGGAGTAGGGATCGGGATGTCGATGCTGTCCTTCATCGTTGGCATCATCGGGATTGTCAACATCATGTTCGTTTCGGTCGTCGAGCGTACGCGCGAGATTGGGATCCGCAAAGCCGTTGGAGCCCGCCACAGCTCGATTGCACTCCAGTTCTTGCTGGAAGCCACACTGTTGTGCGTTGCTGGAGCGGCGATCGCCCTTGTGGTAGGGAACGGCATTGCAGCCCTCATCGTCCTCGCTGTCCCACAGGCAAAGTTCCTAACCCCCTACATCCCCCCGCAGCACATTGGCCTGGCACTGCTCATCGCTTTCAGTGCGGGCATTATTGCTGGCTGGGCCCCCACCCTGCGAGCCGCACGCCTGGATCCTGTACAGGCTCTCCGCTACGAGTAG
- a CDS encoding segregation/condensation protein A translates to MVSHIYRVRLPEFEGPLDVLLFLVQRRELPIERVPIADLVEQFLDYLRWTEAVELDLAAEFFVVAAELLAIKARWLLRRPALQEEPSGDHIEPTLGETEEPLWERLLEYRRYKYAALLLRQRWEQQEPRFMRLFPIRWQRQEERLSDRLPATVLAEALCQLLRRSGHDTRVVLPSVAASVAEYMGWIGQLLCRRKRFSFEELVWDRPISERVLFFLAVLELARQQEVMLEQEVPFAPLFLCAPVVATAQGTHAVFES, encoded by the coding sequence ATGGTCAGCCACATCTACAGAGTTCGGTTGCCGGAGTTTGAGGGTCCGCTAGATGTGCTGCTCTTCCTCGTGCAGCGTCGAGAGCTGCCAATAGAGCGCGTCCCGATCGCCGATCTAGTTGAACAGTTTCTGGACTACCTTCGCTGGACAGAAGCAGTGGAGCTGGATCTGGCGGCGGAGTTCTTCGTGGTAGCGGCAGAGCTGCTGGCCATTAAAGCCCGGTGGCTACTACGTCGGCCAGCACTTCAAGAAGAGCCATCAGGGGACCACATCGAGCCAACCCTTGGGGAGACAGAGGAACCGCTCTGGGAGCGGCTCCTGGAATACCGTCGGTATAAGTACGCGGCGCTGTTGCTGCGCCAGCGGTGGGAACAGCAAGAACCACGCTTCATGCGCCTGTTCCCGATTCGATGGCAGCGGCAAGAGGAGAGACTGAGTGATCGCCTTCCGGCAACGGTACTTGCGGAAGCGCTATGCCAGCTGCTCCGTCGGTCGGGACACGACACGAGGGTGGTACTACCCTCCGTCGCAGCATCCGTGGCAGAGTATATGGGATGGATCGGCCAGCTGCTGTGTCGCCGCAAGCGCTTCAGCTTCGAAGAGCTAGTGTGGGACCGTCCGATCTCCGAGCGGGTGCTCTTCTTTCTGGCGGTGTTGGAGCTTGCACGGCAGCAGGAAGTCATGCTGGAGCAGGAAGTCCCGTTTGCCCCTCTCTTCCTCTGTGCACCCGTCGTTGCAACAGCTCAAGGCACTCATGCGGTCTTCGAGTCTTGA
- the scpB gene encoding SMC-Scp complex subunit ScpB — MRSSSLEVPLKRVVEALLFAAESPVEVCELALRVCAACGLPAGSVGEQELERAIAELNAELEETGRPYRVQRLGESYGLVATPEASWWIERAFSGRARRRLSQAALEVLAIVAYRQPITRAEIDTIRGVNSGDVLQSLVDRGLLTVVGHAAAPGRPALYGTTPQFLHLFGLASLHELPPLEEVERLVELPLFEPIQGEVLEARLRQLRLPEEGADAPGAL; from the coding sequence ATGCGGTCTTCGAGTCTTGAGGTGCCATTGAAGCGTGTCGTGGAGGCACTCCTATTTGCTGCTGAGTCGCCGGTGGAGGTGTGTGAGTTGGCACTCCGTGTTTGCGCTGCATGCGGGCTTCCAGCTGGTAGCGTGGGTGAGCAAGAGCTGGAGCGAGCCATCGCTGAGCTCAACGCTGAGTTGGAGGAGACGGGTCGTCCCTACCGCGTGCAGAGGCTGGGAGAGAGCTATGGGTTAGTTGCCACGCCAGAGGCTTCTTGGTGGATTGAGCGGGCATTCTCTGGCCGGGCTCGGCGGCGGCTCTCCCAAGCAGCACTGGAGGTCTTGGCAATCGTCGCCTACCGACAGCCTATCACTCGCGCGGAAATTGATACGATCCGCGGCGTCAACTCTGGTGACGTTCTCCAGTCCCTAGTAGACCGTGGGCTCCTAACCGTGGTAGGGCATGCTGCTGCTCCTGGGCGTCCAGCACTCTACGGAACGACGCCGCAGTTCTTGCATCTCTTCGGGCTGGCATCGCTGCACGAGCTACCCCCATTGGAGGAGGTCGAACGGCTAGTAGAGCTGCCGCTGTTTGAGCCGATCCAAGGGGAAGTGCTGGAGGCTCGCCTTCGCCAGCTCCGGCTCCCGGAAGAGGGGGCGGATGCTCCAGGAGCCCTATAG
- the hutU gene encoding urocanate hydratase, whose translation MQMSEVVARQVLRAPRGSRLHCRNWQIEAAYRMLLNNLDPEVAERPEELVVYGGSGKAARNWECLEAILGCLRELAPDETLLVQSGKPVGIVRTYEDAPRVIIANSNLVPRWATWEEFRRLDALGLIMYGQMTAGSWIYIGTQGILQGTYETFAACARQHFGGTLRGRFLLTAGMGGMGGAQPLAGVMNGAAVLCVEVDEERIDRRIHTGYCQHKVYDLDRALELVLEARERGQPISVGLVGNAAEVYPELIRRGIVPDVVTDQTAAHDPLNGYYPAGYTKAEADELRRRDPERYLQEAYRSIAIHVRAMLEFQRRGAVVFDYGNNIRGVAKEYGGVEDAFAFPGFVPAYIRPLFCEGRGPFRWVALSGDPKDIAVTDQAVLELFPDDEVLQRWIPQAQRYVRFQGLPARICWLGYGQRAAAGELFNWLVRTGRVSAPIVIGRDHLDCGSVASPYRETEGMLDGSDAIADWVYFNFALNAIGGATWVSFHHGGGVGMGLSLHTGMVIVADGTPEASRRLERVLTYDPLMGILRHADAGYSEAQQAARRFGIRIPMLSQ comes from the coding sequence ATGCAGATGAGTGAGGTCGTGGCACGGCAGGTGCTCCGAGCACCCCGCGGTAGCCGACTCCACTGCCGAAACTGGCAGATCGAAGCGGCCTACCGGATGCTGCTCAACAACCTGGATCCTGAAGTAGCCGAGAGACCGGAGGAGCTAGTCGTCTACGGCGGCAGTGGGAAGGCGGCCCGAAATTGGGAGTGCTTAGAGGCAATCCTAGGATGTTTGCGGGAATTGGCTCCTGACGAGACGCTGCTCGTGCAATCGGGCAAGCCTGTAGGGATTGTCCGCACGTACGAGGATGCTCCTCGGGTGATCATTGCCAACTCCAACTTGGTGCCTCGCTGGGCAACATGGGAGGAGTTCCGCCGCCTGGATGCTCTGGGCCTCATCATGTACGGGCAGATGACGGCGGGCTCGTGGATCTACATTGGCACGCAGGGAATCCTGCAGGGGACTTATGAGACCTTTGCGGCCTGTGCACGTCAGCACTTCGGTGGGACGCTTCGGGGGCGCTTCCTGTTGACGGCGGGCATGGGGGGCATGGGGGGAGCGCAGCCGCTGGCCGGGGTGATGAACGGTGCAGCCGTCTTGTGCGTAGAGGTGGATGAGGAGCGGATTGACCGCCGTATCCACACGGGATACTGTCAGCACAAGGTGTACGATTTGGACCGGGCCTTGGAGTTGGTCTTGGAGGCTCGAGAGCGCGGCCAGCCGATCTCCGTGGGGCTCGTGGGGAATGCTGCAGAGGTCTATCCAGAGCTTATACGCCGAGGGATCGTGCCAGATGTAGTGACAGACCAGACAGCGGCCCACGATCCTCTCAATGGGTACTATCCTGCCGGCTATACGAAAGCCGAAGCTGATGAGTTACGGCGACGGGATCCAGAGCGGTATCTCCAGGAGGCGTACCGTTCTATCGCCATCCATGTCCGAGCAATGCTGGAGTTCCAACGCCGTGGCGCCGTTGTGTTTGACTACGGCAATAACATCCGTGGAGTAGCGAAGGAGTATGGCGGGGTAGAGGATGCCTTTGCCTTCCCCGGCTTTGTGCCGGCCTACATCCGGCCCCTCTTCTGCGAAGGGCGCGGCCCCTTCCGATGGGTGGCACTGTCGGGGGATCCGAAGGACATAGCTGTAACTGACCAGGCAGTTCTGGAGTTGTTCCCCGATGACGAAGTTCTCCAACGCTGGATTCCGCAGGCACAGCGATACGTTCGCTTCCAGGGACTGCCTGCTCGCATCTGCTGGCTGGGATATGGTCAGCGGGCGGCTGCTGGAGAGCTCTTCAACTGGCTGGTGCGCACTGGGAGGGTCTCGGCCCCAATCGTCATTGGACGGGACCACTTAGACTGTGGCTCTGTTGCTTCTCCATACCGTGAGACAGAAGGAATGCTGGATGGCTCGGATGCGATTGCCGATTGGGTCTACTTCAACTTTGCTCTCAATGCTATCGGCGGAGCTACGTGGGTCTCGTTCCACCATGGCGGTGGGGTTGGTATGGGGTTGTCGTTGCATACTGGCATGGTGATTGTAGCAGATGGAACTCCGGAAGCTAGTCGGCGGTTAGAACGAGTGTTGACGTATGATCCATTGATGGGTATCCTGCGGCATGCGGATGCCGGATACTCGGAGGCTCAGCAGGCCGCGAGACGATTCGGTATCCGTATCCCTATGCTGTCGCAGTAA
- the alr gene encoding alanine racemase, which translates to MRATVVVVDTEQLRENFRQVRQRVAPARVLAIVKANAYGHGLVECAEIFRQEGAAMLGVAYVQEGIQLRQAGNPLPILVLTPPQEDEAALYCRFRLQALACSMSVVERIAAAARQQGVRVGVHVAVDTGMRREGIEPSAALEFLQRLSALEGIEVLGLCTHFATADEPDPSFFWEQWRQFREVVQQVEAAGYQIPYIHAANSAAALRFPEARWTMVRPGIALYGYQPWDIGGRLPLRPALRWKSRVVAVRRIAPGDGVSYHRLYRAQRSTTIVTVPVGYADGYRYGLTSRAECLIHGKRFPVVGAVCMDEVMVDVGDEPVAIGEEVVLIGEQGGEAIWADEMACWLRSIPYEVLVGISPRVPRLYTTAESAHGQPHLQSSVAGV; encoded by the coding sequence ATGCGGGCAACAGTGGTAGTTGTGGATACGGAACAACTACGGGAGAACTTCCGGCAGGTACGGCAGCGTGTGGCCCCGGCGAGGGTTTTAGCGATTGTCAAGGCCAACGCCTATGGACATGGACTGGTGGAGTGCGCAGAGATCTTCCGGCAGGAGGGGGCAGCGATGTTGGGAGTGGCATACGTCCAGGAGGGCATCCAGTTGCGACAGGCCGGAAACCCGCTCCCGATTCTGGTCTTGACCCCACCGCAGGAGGATGAGGCAGCGCTCTACTGCCGTTTTAGGCTGCAGGCTCTAGCGTGTTCAATGTCGGTGGTGGAGCGGATTGCTGCAGCGGCTCGGCAACAGGGGGTCCGTGTTGGGGTGCACGTTGCCGTTGATACGGGAATGCGGCGGGAGGGAATTGAGCCATCAGCGGCGCTGGAGTTCCTTCAACGGCTCTCAGCGCTTGAAGGGATTGAGGTCTTGGGCCTCTGCACCCACTTTGCAACAGCAGACGAGCCCGACCCAAGCTTCTTCTGGGAACAGTGGCGTCAGTTCCGGGAAGTTGTCCAGCAGGTCGAGGCGGCAGGTTACCAGATTCCCTATATCCATGCTGCGAACTCTGCAGCGGCTCTGCGCTTCCCGGAAGCCAGATGGACGATGGTTCGACCTGGGATTGCTCTCTACGGGTACCAGCCTTGGGACATAGGTGGCCGACTCCCCCTTCGGCCAGCGTTGCGCTGGAAGAGTCGGGTTGTGGCAGTGCGCCGGATTGCCCCCGGTGACGGGGTAAGCTACCACCGTCTCTACCGTGCGCAGCGGTCTACTACGATCGTCACGGTGCCTGTCGGTTACGCTGATGGCTACCGTTATGGGTTGACGAGTCGTGCTGAGTGCCTCATCCACGGAAAGCGATTCCCTGTCGTTGGGGCTGTGTGCATGGACGAGGTGATGGTTGATGTAGGGGATGAGCCAGTGGCTATCGGCGAGGAGGTGGTGCTCATAGGGGAGCAAGGAGGGGAAGCAATCTGGGCCGATGAGATGGCCTGCTGGCTGCGGTCCATCCCATACGAGGTGCTTGTCGGGATCAGCCCAAGGGTACCGCGCCTCTATACGACGGCTGAGAGTGCACATGGTCAGCCACATCTACAGAGTTCGGTTGCCGGAGTTTGA